One part of the Arcanobacterium phocisimile genome encodes these proteins:
- a CDS encoding prepilin peptidase has translation MEVLNSQRIRLVTLFCALVAGVVSLHSMSVLSALTTVAFYVLLIWNAIIDAYTKTLLVWVTNTAIVIALLHSVWLYHSDFTTWGSSLLWGLLICVPLILSSLLTGGRMLGVGDVRLLIALVCWHGTHILDALVIAIVAAGVVSLVGLVIRRLDRHATIPFGPYLVGGSWITSVSKDFVSLAQSVI, from the coding sequence ATGGAAGTTCTCAATAGCCAGCGGATTCGGCTTGTTACATTATTCTGTGCTCTGGTTGCCGGTGTGGTGAGTCTTCATTCGATGAGCGTACTGAGTGCCCTCACAACGGTGGCATTTTATGTGTTACTGATCTGGAATGCGATTATCGACGCTTATACGAAAACTTTACTTGTATGGGTGACAAATACGGCGATAGTGATTGCTTTGCTGCATAGCGTATGGCTATATCATTCCGATTTCACAACGTGGGGCAGCAGTCTGCTATGGGGATTGCTTATCTGTGTCCCGCTTATTCTTTCCTCATTGCTTACTGGCGGTCGGATGCTTGGTGTCGGTGATGTGCGGCTTCTCATCGCTTTGGTGTGCTGGCATGGCACCCACATACTGGATGCATTGGTTATTGCCATCGTTGCTGCTGGCGTTGTTTCGTTAGTTGGGCTTGTTATTCGACGGCTGGATCGCCACGCAACTATACCTTTCGGACCCTACTTAGTGGGTGGTTCGTGGATTACGTCGGTGAGCAAAGACTTCGTTTCTTTGGCACAATCAGTTATATGA
- the aroC gene encoding chorismate synthase: MIRWSTAGESHGRSLIALIEGIPAGVELSTASLEHELRRRREGYGRGARQRFEQDRCVFLSGLRHGKTLGSPITIEIHNSEWAHWELVMNPDEVDPEELQYVSGQGDPRELARNRPLTRPRPGHADFPGMLKFDFSDARNVLERASARETAARVALGYVAKELLRQVFGVVIGSRVIEIGSVAAQPHTLTPEELPVVEASPVRCLDPEDQALFIAEIDAAKRDGDTLGGVVEVLAWNVPIGVGNYAVWSERLDTQLSAALMSIPSVKGVEIGDGFASARRPGSRAHDEIYHDDSGYIRSTNHAGGIEGGMSNGEPIVARIGLKPISTVPHALQTVDLETGDPATAIHQRSDTTAVVPAAVIAESMMALTLMSAVSSQIWASNVSDLVQNFSAYQQRIATQLAKGLER; encoded by the coding sequence ATGATTCGATGGAGTACTGCGGGTGAGTCGCATGGCCGTTCATTAATTGCGTTGATTGAGGGCATCCCAGCTGGTGTTGAATTATCAACGGCTAGTTTGGAACATGAATTACGTCGACGGCGCGAGGGGTACGGCCGCGGGGCCCGGCAACGTTTCGAGCAAGATCGTTGTGTGTTTCTATCCGGCCTTCGCCACGGAAAAACGCTTGGTAGTCCGATCACGATCGAAATACACAATAGCGAATGGGCGCATTGGGAGCTGGTGATGAATCCAGATGAGGTTGATCCCGAAGAACTCCAATATGTTTCCGGGCAAGGCGACCCACGTGAATTAGCACGTAATCGTCCGCTAACTCGGCCACGCCCTGGCCACGCCGATTTTCCAGGCATGCTGAAATTCGATTTTTCCGATGCCCGCAACGTCCTCGAACGTGCTTCGGCTCGAGAGACTGCGGCCAGAGTGGCGCTGGGGTATGTGGCCAAAGAACTGCTCCGCCAAGTCTTCGGCGTCGTTATCGGCAGTCGGGTTATCGAGATTGGCTCAGTGGCAGCGCAGCCGCACACACTTACTCCAGAGGAACTACCAGTGGTAGAGGCGTCTCCCGTTCGTTGTCTTGATCCTGAAGATCAAGCACTATTTATTGCCGAGATCGATGCGGCGAAACGTGACGGCGATACGCTAGGCGGCGTGGTCGAAGTTCTGGCATGGAATGTACCGATTGGTGTCGGAAACTACGCAGTGTGGAGTGAACGTCTCGATACTCAGCTATCGGCTGCGCTGATGTCTATTCCGTCGGTCAAAGGTGTGGAGATCGGAGACGGTTTTGCCAGTGCACGACGGCCCGGGTCGCGTGCCCACGACGAAATATATCACGACGATTCGGGCTACATCCGTTCTACCAATCATGCGGGCGGCATTGAAGGCGGGATGAGCAATGGTGAACCGATCGTTGCACGCATCGGTTTAAAACCAATTTCCACTGTTCCGCATGCGCTACAGACTGTCGATCTGGAAACCGGAGATCCTGCAACCGCCATACATCAACGCTCAGACACAACTGCAGTGGTCCCAGCGGCGGTTATCGCTGAATCGATGATGGCTTTGACCTTGATGAGTGCTGTGTCGTCGCAGATATGGGCAAGTAACGTGAGTGATCTCGTGCAGAATTTTTCAGCCTATCAACAGCGTATTGCTACCCAGTTAGCAAAAGGGTTGGAACGATGA
- the aroB gene encoding 3-dehydroquinate synthase, translating into MSVRAVLVGMPGVGKTTVGKLVARKLSVPALDSDRLIVQHAGMSIADIFTTHGVAHFRELEHQVIRQAIEHSDGILSLGGGALLDSRTRDLLADQRVVFIDASDDLLVSRLTRSRTVRPILGLDIRHTVRQLRAERDAFYHQVASDIVYSNERGIHSVVDQVMHTLHKSRSVSSVAGAKPYDVVVGSDLVQNIVRSLHPASKVFTIHSPHVTKFASRIQAKLAESGLESFAVELPDGEAAKTFDVLQQLWDKAGEEHFGRDGVVLAIGGGATTDVAGFMASTWMRGVRFVCVPTTLLGMVDAGLGGKTGIDTRHGKNLVGSFWAPSHVFCDTDVLTTLPSQEIRSGLGEIIKCGFISDPQIVTISLQDKLDFAELITRAVRVKADVVGSDFHETSRRAVLNYGHTLAHAIELVENYSWRHGQAVAVGCLFATGLAVAAGYLPADTIDQHRAVLTRLGLPTTYSGQKRELVEEAMLTDKKVRDGKLRFVVVDEEYSMKFISDPSTEMLDFAWSVIRP; encoded by the coding sequence ATGAGTGTCCGCGCTGTTTTGGTAGGTATGCCGGGGGTTGGAAAAACCACGGTAGGTAAGCTCGTCGCGCGCAAACTATCAGTGCCGGCGTTGGATTCGGATCGTCTAATTGTGCAGCACGCAGGAATGTCGATCGCTGACATTTTTACCACCCACGGTGTCGCGCATTTCCGCGAGCTAGAACATCAAGTGATCCGCCAGGCTATCGAACATTCCGACGGCATTCTTTCCCTCGGCGGGGGAGCCTTACTCGACTCCCGGACTCGTGATCTCTTGGCAGATCAACGAGTTGTTTTTATTGACGCCTCTGATGATCTTCTAGTTTCCAGGCTCACCCGTTCCCGGACGGTGCGACCGATCCTGGGCTTGGATATTCGCCACACCGTGCGTCAATTGCGCGCAGAGCGCGATGCCTTTTACCATCAAGTTGCCTCCGATATCGTCTATTCAAACGAGCGAGGTATTCATAGCGTCGTAGATCAGGTGATGCACACGTTACATAAGTCTCGTTCGGTGTCCAGTGTTGCCGGTGCCAAGCCGTACGACGTCGTCGTCGGTAGTGATCTGGTACAAAATATTGTTCGTTCGCTTCATCCGGCGAGCAAAGTCTTCACAATTCATAGCCCGCACGTAACCAAGTTTGCCTCTCGTATCCAAGCCAAGCTGGCAGAATCTGGGCTGGAATCGTTTGCGGTTGAACTACCCGATGGCGAGGCAGCGAAAACGTTCGACGTACTTCAACAACTATGGGATAAAGCAGGTGAAGAGCATTTCGGACGTGACGGGGTAGTGCTTGCAATTGGCGGTGGTGCAACGACGGATGTGGCCGGTTTTATGGCGTCGACGTGGATGCGCGGAGTACGTTTCGTGTGTGTACCAACAACGTTGCTCGGCATGGTTGATGCCGGTCTTGGCGGGAAAACCGGTATCGACACTCGTCATGGCAAGAATCTTGTTGGGAGTTTTTGGGCGCCCTCGCATGTTTTTTGCGATACAGATGTGTTAACCACGTTGCCCTCACAAGAGATTCGTAGCGGCTTAGGGGAGATCATCAAGTGCGGGTTTATTTCAGATCCTCAGATTGTCACTATTAGTTTGCAAGATAAGCTTGATTTTGCAGAACTGATTACCCGCGCAGTACGTGTCAAGGCCGACGTTGTTGGCAGTGATTTCCATGAAACGTCGCGGCGCGCAGTGCTGAACTATGGTCATACGTTAGCGCATGCGATTGAGCTGGTAGAAAACTATTCGTGGCGTCACGGCCAAGCTGTGGCTGTGGGCTGTCTGTTTGCCACCGGGTTAGCAGTTGCAGCCGGCTACCTCCCCGCAGATACTATCGATCAGCATCGAGCGGTGCTCACGCGATTAGGGCTACCCACAACGTACTCGGGGCAAAAACGTGAGCTAGTTGAAGAAGCGATGTTGACTGATAAGAAAGTGCGCGATGGGAAACTCCGGTTCGTCGTCGTCGATGAAGAATATTCGATGAAATTTATTTCAGACCCATCAACCGAGATGCTTGATTTTGCGTGGAGCGTGATACGTCCATGA
- the efp gene encoding elongation factor P produces MATTNDLKNGMVLKIDNQLWQVVEFQHVKPGKGPAFVRTKLKNVLSGKNVDKTFNAGVKVETATVDRRDMQYLYNDGTDFIFMDLDNYEQLQVGAEIVGDAKNYMLENSNAIVAMHEGAVLFIELPASVVLEVTYTEPGLQGDRSNSGTKPATVETGYELQVPLFLEQGTKIKVDTRTGEYINRA; encoded by the coding sequence GTGGCAACTACAAACGACCTTAAGAACGGAATGGTGCTCAAGATTGACAACCAGCTATGGCAGGTTGTCGAATTCCAGCACGTCAAGCCAGGCAAGGGCCCAGCTTTCGTCCGTACCAAGCTCAAGAACGTACTCTCTGGCAAGAATGTTGATAAAACCTTCAATGCTGGTGTAAAGGTTGAGACAGCAACCGTCGATCGTCGCGATATGCAGTACCTCTACAATGACGGTACCGACTTTATCTTCATGGATCTCGATAACTACGAACAGCTCCAAGTAGGTGCGGAGATTGTTGGCGATGCCAAGAATTACATGCTCGAGAACTCTAACGCTATCGTTGCTATGCACGAAGGTGCAGTCCTCTTCATCGAACTACCAGCATCGGTAGTTCTCGAAGTGACCTACACCGAGCCAGGACTCCAGGGCGATCGTTCCAACTCTGGTACCAAGCCAGCAACCGTGGAGACTGGCTACGAGCTTCAGGTCCCACTCTTCCTAGAGCAGGGCACGAAGATCAAGGTTGATACCCGCACCGGCGAATACATCAATCGCGCGTGA
- the nusB gene encoding transcription antitermination factor NusB, producing MSTEETPQQRQRKGRKGRSLQRQRALDVLYEADLRHEEIGLAELLEIRSELSPAQQPIKEYGQQIVCTYCEWADDVDSMIEAASPQWALARMSVVDRSLLRIGATELMFMDVPIAIVIKEITSLVRDFSTDKAVGFTMGVLNRIAEIRATETAGRSAE from the coding sequence ATGAGTACTGAAGAGACTCCACAACAACGGCAGCGAAAGGGACGCAAGGGTCGCTCACTGCAACGTCAGCGTGCTCTTGACGTTCTTTATGAAGCAGATCTGCGCCATGAGGAAATTGGGTTAGCGGAACTGCTGGAGATACGTTCGGAACTATCTCCAGCACAACAGCCGATTAAAGAGTACGGGCAGCAGATCGTTTGTACCTATTGTGAATGGGCTGATGATGTTGATTCGATGATCGAAGCTGCCTCGCCACAGTGGGCGTTGGCACGTATGAGTGTTGTTGATCGTAGCTTGCTACGTATCGGTGCCACCGAGTTGATGTTCATGGATGTTCCTATCGCAATTGTTATCAAGGAAATCACCAGCCTTGTGCGGGATTTCTCAACAGATAAAGCGGTTGGTTTCACCATGGGTGTGTTGAACCGAATCGCTGAGATCCGAGCAACTGAAACTGCTGGACGTAGCGCTGAATAG
- the gmk gene encoding guanylate kinase → MTTQGKAFVVCGPTAVGKGTVLSEVLQRDSHLWYSVSATTRPPRPGEVDGVHYYFVSPEEFDDLVANDGMLEWAVVHKIHRYGTPRKPVEEAMAGGFNVILEVDLDGARQVRKAMPEAQQIFIAPPSWDELEHRLRGRGTEGEEEQERRLQTACVELAAQDEFDVIVVNDTVANATESLLKILGSSAV, encoded by the coding sequence ATGACAACTCAAGGTAAAGCATTCGTCGTCTGTGGCCCGACCGCAGTCGGCAAGGGCACTGTGCTCAGTGAAGTATTACAACGCGATTCTCATCTGTGGTATTCGGTTTCTGCTACCACACGCCCACCACGTCCGGGCGAGGTTGATGGCGTTCACTATTACTTTGTTTCTCCGGAAGAATTTGACGATCTGGTGGCCAATGATGGCATGCTCGAGTGGGCAGTGGTGCACAAGATTCACCGCTATGGTACTCCGCGCAAGCCAGTTGAAGAAGCGATGGCTGGCGGATTCAACGTCATTTTAGAAGTCGATCTTGACGGGGCACGTCAAGTACGTAAGGCAATGCCCGAAGCCCAGCAGATCTTTATTGCACCACCGTCGTGGGACGAATTGGAACATCGGCTGCGCGGGCGCGGAACCGAAGGCGAAGAAGAACAAGAACGTCGCTTGCAAACAGCGTGCGTTGAGTTAGCTGCCCAAGATGAATTCGATGTCATCGTCGTCAACGATACAGTGGCTAATGCCACCGAATCTCTACTAAAAATTCTGGGCTCGTCCGCGGTATAA
- the rpoZ gene encoding DNA-directed RNA polymerase subunit omega, which translates to MSGTTANPEGITSPAIDDLLEKVDSKYTLAVFGAARARQINSYRQELNSGDGNITSIGPLVPSAPEDKPLSVALEEVAEDKLKFTRE; encoded by the coding sequence ATGTCTGGAACCACTGCCAACCCTGAGGGTATCACTTCCCCAGCAATCGATGATTTGCTCGAAAAAGTCGATTCGAAGTACACGTTGGCTGTTTTTGGTGCAGCTCGTGCACGTCAGATTAATTCCTACCGCCAAGAGCTCAACTCAGGTGACGGCAATATTACAAGCATTGGTCCACTCGTACCATCAGCTCCAGAAGATAAGCCGCTTTCTGTCGCTTTGGAAGAAGTCGCAGAAGACAAGCTGAAGTTTACTCGCGAGTAA
- the coaBC gene encoding bifunctional phosphopantothenoylcysteine decarboxylase/phosphopantothenate--cysteine ligase CoaBC, with protein sequence MALNATGRASQPGGLSHAKPRVLFGVTGGIAAYKAVTAVRRLRQWGADVTVVPTRSALQMVGKTTWEAISGNQVRVEVWEDAADVVHVNTGASADLFVVAPATANTIAKFAHGLADNLLTNSALVATCPRLIAPAMHTQMWEHPATVANIELLTKHGWELIGPEVGQLTGADSGAGRMSEPEVIADRAIEILETQGYRSQYVGEPTGKTWVISAGGTHEAIDPVRYIANHSTGIMGVELANAALRAGHRVKLVGANISEQVRDTCLSGIEFVNVVSASDVYEQMDRLAASADVVIMAAAISDFRVASSATKIKRGRGLDLTFEENPDILHDLATNRRKNAQCVVGFAAETGDETHTYLEYGQQKAQRKGADLLVVNQVGNSAGFGDVDTTVSVVTGAGEIIKEYSGTKSQVATGIVSVIDQWCTNA encoded by the coding sequence ATGGCATTGAACGCGACTGGACGAGCCTCCCAACCGGGAGGCTTGTCTCATGCCAAGCCTCGTGTTTTATTCGGTGTCACTGGTGGGATCGCGGCCTACAAGGCAGTGACTGCAGTGCGCCGCTTGCGTCAGTGGGGCGCTGATGTCACCGTCGTTCCTACCCGTTCTGCCCTGCAGATGGTGGGGAAGACGACGTGGGAAGCTATCTCTGGTAACCAGGTACGAGTTGAGGTGTGGGAAGATGCTGCCGACGTCGTCCATGTCAATACCGGTGCGAGCGCTGATCTATTCGTGGTGGCGCCGGCAACGGCTAATACAATTGCGAAATTTGCGCACGGCCTGGCCGATAATCTCTTAACTAATTCGGCTTTGGTGGCTACCTGTCCGCGCCTGATTGCCCCAGCAATGCACACCCAAATGTGGGAACATCCAGCTACTGTTGCCAATATTGAACTTTTAACAAAACATGGATGGGAACTCATCGGCCCAGAAGTTGGCCAATTGACCGGTGCCGATAGCGGAGCGGGGCGCATGAGCGAGCCAGAAGTGATTGCCGATCGTGCAATCGAGATCTTGGAAACTCAGGGCTACCGCAGCCAATACGTTGGCGAACCCACAGGGAAAACCTGGGTTATTTCGGCAGGTGGCACCCACGAGGCTATCGATCCAGTTCGCTATATTGCTAACCATTCCACCGGGATTATGGGCGTGGAACTTGCGAACGCTGCGCTGCGTGCCGGCCACCGCGTCAAACTTGTTGGCGCCAATATTTCCGAGCAGGTACGCGATACTTGCCTGTCAGGTATTGAATTCGTCAATGTGGTCAGCGCTAGTGATGTATATGAACAGATGGATCGGTTAGCGGCGAGCGCCGACGTCGTCATTATGGCGGCTGCGATTAGCGATTTTCGGGTGGCGAGCTCGGCAACGAAGATCAAACGGGGCCGCGGCTTAGATCTTACGTTTGAAGAAAATCCCGATATCTTGCACGATTTAGCAACGAACCGCCGGAAGAACGCGCAGTGTGTTGTGGGATTTGCGGCAGAAACCGGCGATGAAACACATACATATTTGGAATACGGGCAGCAAAAAGCTCAGCGTAAAGGAGCCGACCTGCTGGTAGTTAATCAGGTTGGCAACAGTGCAGGCTTTGGCGACGTCGATACTACGGTCTCCGTTGTCACCGGCGCTGGCGAAATTATTAAAGAGTATTCAGGGACAAAAAGCCAGGTGGCTACCGGCATTGTTTCCGTGATTGACCAGTGGTGTACGAACGCATAA
- the metK gene encoding methionine adenosyltransferase — translation MTLQPFTSESVTEGHPDKVCDKIADSILDAMLEQDPSSRVAVEVLATTGQVHVAGEVTTHGYVEILDIVRKVVTEIGYTSSQIGFDGNSCGVSVSIGQQSSDIAGSVDVSLEVRSGEKIDEDDQQGAGDQGLMFGYASNETETLMPLPIFLAHRLAERLTYVRQQGVMSGLRPDGKTQVTVNYDGVTPVSIDTVVVSTQHDPEVTLESLQAQIVAEVIRPVLEQYAGDVDYSDVTFLVNPSGRFEIGGPMGDAGVTGRKIIVDTYGGMARHGGGAFSGKDPSKVDRSATYAARWVAKNVVAAQLADRCEVQVAYAIGKARPVSVRVETFGTNKIAQNKIVDAVNSVFDLRPGAIIRDLDLLRPIYALTSNYGHFGRERDEFTWEQTNRVAQLRHAAGLD, via the coding sequence ATGACGTTACAGCCCTTCACCTCCGAGTCCGTGACAGAAGGCCACCCAGACAAGGTGTGCGACAAGATCGCCGATTCGATTCTGGACGCGATGCTCGAGCAGGATCCTTCCTCGCGCGTTGCAGTGGAAGTTTTAGCGACAACCGGCCAAGTCCACGTCGCTGGCGAAGTCACAACGCACGGCTATGTTGAGATTCTCGATATTGTGCGCAAGGTTGTGACCGAAATTGGCTACACGTCGTCGCAGATCGGATTCGACGGAAATTCGTGTGGGGTTTCGGTTTCGATCGGTCAACAGTCATCAGATATTGCTGGTTCAGTCGACGTTTCGCTGGAAGTTCGTAGCGGAGAGAAGATCGATGAGGACGATCAACAAGGTGCCGGCGACCAGGGCTTAATGTTCGGTTATGCTTCCAATGAGACTGAAACGTTGATGCCGCTACCGATTTTCTTGGCACACCGGCTCGCTGAGCGTTTGACATATGTACGCCAGCAAGGCGTCATGTCTGGGTTGCGTCCAGACGGCAAAACCCAGGTGACAGTTAACTACGATGGAGTCACGCCAGTGAGTATCGACACCGTCGTCGTTTCCACGCAACACGATCCTGAGGTGACGCTGGAGTCGTTGCAGGCACAGATTGTTGCTGAGGTTATTCGCCCGGTTCTCGAGCAGTACGCTGGCGACGTTGACTATTCTGATGTGACGTTCTTAGTTAATCCGTCTGGTCGGTTTGAAATTGGCGGACCGATGGGCGACGCAGGCGTGACGGGCCGCAAGATTATTGTCGATACTTATGGTGGTATGGCTCGCCATGGTGGCGGCGCGTTCTCTGGCAAGGATCCATCGAAGGTGGATCGTTCAGCCACGTATGCGGCGCGTTGGGTAGCAAAAAATGTCGTTGCGGCACAGTTGGCTGATCGGTGTGAAGTTCAGGTTGCCTACGCGATCGGTAAGGCACGTCCAGTGTCGGTACGCGTCGAAACGTTTGGCACGAATAAGATTGCCCAGAATAAGATCGTTGATGCCGTCAATTCAGTATTTGATCTACGTCCAGGCGCGATTATTCGCGATTTGGATCTCTTGCGACCGATTTATGCATTGACGTCGAACTACGGTCACTTTGGGCGCGAGCGCGACGAGTTTACGTGGGAGCAGACGAATCGAGTGGCACAGTTGCGTCATGCCGCTGGTCTTGACTGA
- the fmt gene encoding methionyl-tRNA formyltransferase, protein MRIIFAGTPATAVPSLHRLMKDHEVVAVLTRAPAPVGRKKVLTASPVHKTAEELGLPVLTPRSLRDPEIEEQLTQLAPEAIAVVAYGLLIPKNLLELPKHGWINLHYSLLPRWRGAAPVQYAVAAGDEMTGTSVFQIEAGLDTGPVFDVEEVPVAGKTAGELLEQLSDSGAQQLARVFNALETGTAQAQPQEGDVTLAPQLTTRDSYIDFSWNGAMIDSRIRGYTPEPGPWALFNGQRIKLGPVKVSDVTGIPAGTIVAGKKVLVGTATTAVELSTVTPAGKKTMEAAAWARGLAADNMSFDLEGNQQ, encoded by the coding sequence GTGCGTATTATTTTTGCTGGTACACCAGCTACAGCTGTTCCTTCGTTACATCGCCTCATGAAAGACCATGAGGTTGTCGCGGTTTTGACGAGAGCCCCGGCTCCAGTCGGGCGTAAGAAAGTGCTCACTGCCTCCCCAGTACATAAGACTGCAGAAGAACTAGGGCTGCCGGTACTGACTCCGCGTTCGTTACGTGATCCGGAAATCGAAGAGCAACTTACTCAGCTTGCCCCAGAGGCTATTGCGGTTGTTGCTTACGGCCTGTTGATTCCAAAGAATCTTCTTGAGTTGCCCAAGCATGGCTGGATCAATCTGCATTATTCACTCCTTCCGCGGTGGCGCGGAGCAGCGCCGGTACAGTACGCGGTTGCCGCTGGAGATGAAATGACCGGAACCTCGGTTTTCCAGATTGAAGCCGGTTTGGATACCGGTCCGGTGTTCGACGTCGAAGAAGTTCCGGTTGCTGGGAAGACGGCAGGGGAGTTGCTCGAGCAACTCTCCGATTCGGGAGCACAACAGTTGGCTAGGGTGTTTAATGCACTCGAAACCGGGACTGCACAAGCCCAACCGCAGGAGGGCGACGTCACCTTAGCGCCGCAGCTTACTACCCGTGATTCCTATATTGATTTTTCCTGGAATGGTGCGATGATTGATTCTCGCATTCGCGGATACACCCCCGAACCTGGGCCGTGGGCGCTCTTCAACGGTCAACGCATCAAGCTTGGCCCAGTCAAGGTCAGTGATGTTACCGGAATTCCGGCCGGCACAATTGTTGCTGGAAAGAAAGTGCTCGTCGGTACCGCAACCACCGCAGTCGAACTCTCTACCGTCACTCCGGCGGGTAAGAAGACCATGGAGGCTGCAGCATGGGCTCGCGGTTTAGCCGCAGATAACATGTCATTTGATCTGGAAGGAAACCAACAGTGA
- a CDS encoding transcription antitermination factor NusB, with protein sequence MSSQRPTNWKPGRGASDNARLVVFDVLMDVERNGAYANLALPREIRRAHLNKQDAAYATNLCYGTLRLQGRWDAIIAHCTNGRSVNDLDTEVKVLLRMGAHQLLEFGTPAHAAINETVVIARNELSQGIAGLVNAVLRRVSERSLPQWQAQLKQDSGNKVNSVSFLATWFSHPQWIIRALDKALQYHGRPHKDILNVLRSDNTPASVALAARGLSIEELRADIERGHMHSSEGHLVENAVLLDGGDPHRVFAVKDRLAGVQDEGSQLVAQTLAAAQLETDDDLWLDMCAGPGGKTATLAGIAEERGARIHANELHPHRLDLVIDSVQPWSNLVDVRQGDARDFGGEEAVGILPENGYARILIDAPCTGIGALRRRPEARWRKEAGDAIDLAKLQAELLEAGWKALRPGGVLAYSTCSPYLPETSEIIQAFGDKHPDAIRLDTPAIASTQSRIPLTGVNGELQLWPDLHNSDAMYLALLAKPLSVTE encoded by the coding sequence GTGAGCTCGCAACGGCCAACGAACTGGAAACCAGGTCGAGGTGCCTCGGATAATGCGCGACTCGTCGTATTTGATGTTCTGATGGATGTCGAACGTAACGGTGCCTACGCAAACCTTGCGCTTCCGCGCGAAATCCGCCGCGCACATCTGAACAAGCAAGACGCCGCCTACGCAACTAATTTATGTTACGGAACGCTTCGGCTTCAGGGACGGTGGGATGCGATTATCGCCCACTGCACAAACGGTCGCTCCGTGAACGATCTTGATACGGAAGTCAAAGTTTTGTTGCGGATGGGGGCCCATCAGCTCCTCGAATTCGGAACTCCAGCTCACGCCGCAATCAACGAAACTGTGGTTATCGCACGCAACGAGCTTTCTCAAGGTATCGCCGGTTTGGTGAACGCTGTCTTGCGCCGTGTCAGCGAACGCTCGCTGCCTCAATGGCAAGCCCAGTTGAAACAAGACTCCGGAAATAAAGTTAATTCAGTTAGCTTCCTCGCCACCTGGTTTTCACATCCGCAGTGGATTATTCGCGCATTGGATAAAGCACTGCAATATCACGGACGCCCCCATAAGGATATTTTGAACGTCTTGCGTTCAGATAATACGCCAGCATCGGTTGCACTCGCTGCGCGCGGGTTGAGCATTGAGGAGTTACGTGCCGATATTGAACGCGGACATATGCACTCCAGCGAAGGTCATCTGGTAGAGAACGCCGTCTTGCTCGACGGCGGCGATCCGCATCGAGTATTCGCAGTCAAAGATCGACTTGCCGGGGTCCAAGACGAAGGCTCACAGCTCGTTGCTCAAACCCTTGCTGCTGCCCAACTGGAAACTGATGATGATCTGTGGCTCGATATGTGCGCCGGGCCGGGCGGTAAAACCGCCACATTGGCCGGCATAGCTGAAGAACGCGGAGCGCGTATTCATGCTAATGAGCTCCATCCGCATCGTCTTGATCTTGTTATCGATTCGGTTCAGCCGTGGAGTAATCTTGTTGACGTGCGGCAAGGTGATGCCCGAGATTTTGGTGGGGAAGAGGCTGTCGGTATCCTTCCTGAAAACGGCTATGCCCGTATTTTGATCGACGCTCCGTGTACGGGTATCGGTGCGTTGCGCCGCCGCCCGGAGGCCCGCTGGCGTAAAGAAGCTGGTGATGCCATCGATCTAGCTAAGTTGCAAGCAGAACTTTTGGAAGCTGGCTGGAAGGCGCTACGCCCAGGTGGCGTCCTTGCCTATTCCACGTGTTCTCCGTATTTGCCGGAAACCTCTGAGATTATTCAGGCTTTTGGTGATAAACATCCAGATGCTATTCGGTTAGACACCCCGGCAATTGCATCGACTCAATCGCGTATACCACTTACCGGTGTGAACGGCGAACTTCAACTGTGGCCTGATTTGCACAACTCGGACGCCATGTATTTGGCATTGCTCGCTAAGCCTTTATCAGTAACTGAGTAA